One window of the Bombus pyrosoma isolate SC7728 linkage group LG5, ASM1482585v1, whole genome shotgun sequence genome contains the following:
- the LOC122567830 gene encoding ral GTPase-activating protein subunit alpha-1 isoform X4, with protein sequence MFSKKLHVDVKKSTLKIQDVKKDSATRFKHLKIVLENVDTDEAKGFFEGNFSHVYFILYDCFVSAETNLRQRELSFHIVHKAHREELEQVLQLLEKVLTLLPELLNRRWQCHSLARILQKLLHPGNSWKLRREAIRYFILWYQALGENAPDHIHQMFASLIPGFPPQQPSPYKSERKIDGKKDKLVKVIGCDDKDKKEFYDTQLSQSTFHDNGSNQCPVTPVDSGPILPPQSGEKPLDNETVRFLEALLEFMVTQVVKIEWRDKSSRQHKTFQFLLERFKTTYLRHICPEFDENFSLYKPNLELPTMRKPTNQSQDNYVLCKVALIKWIASFTHIARKDARVAHLSHSTTPNEENTEPELRRVSVTQNSADSTLLSPESTVSQQENQNQEDSSVSAVTLVRDVLYGNRDNVNFVHELYRQAFLLDFNHAGAIRKAIAVYKDWIQMNELPPFMLEPLDSHKERDFEENPRKDLSDIDKSPSESYRQTRLRNDSYLGAIHRENLFIRAGLQNVLQVFITQASNVFFLENSGPNASLSLLEEQTDSCKRVLNVYRYVVMNSRLEPGTWEQLLRVLLQITSLVLNEKSSRRKIQESIGGKLAPAIFQTLIVTWIKANLNVVISTQLWDQFLEVLTSLTQWEELIREWAKTLDTLTRVLARHVYNLDLNDLPLDRLSEQKTKKRRGVGSRAASTGSVQPPRKGSVDQDNNTVSKENVSDHPMRDLRKVRPLPRSASDNTIYNGKARTKLHRNRTHTVHSGIPVLPLSIEQDMARLLSNGTTSSSTTGRKMLPNRRAKSLDSIVIVDSEPPSPRCPSPTPSSGVDSNKDSPIQIENIDGSSIDTNDASERRSVMAGGGVRGWLPDVAVVLWRRMLSALGDVNNIQDPTLHGQVMDYLVQLTQTLLKIRLNQGVSGDNQATPPAPELIPPLTVIAPWCFKAIQLPSQYEVGKLAAYRLICLLTVQPQDINLPKQHLTLFYRAVHSGIVSNDNKVLHVLVKYTGPRLFSLNLPGSSLLILDYIHAANVILSNQDIQAPRTEAVSIIGSLLSLPATTVKLPVLQPTANDIVTMTCPDAKEHIIMILLRSCRREPTGIARCVAVSSIAMFVYRELCYKNQHPRIPEAVTVLLLALKATHATVAQVACDSLLLLCDKADILLELYPNVPCKIIQILSETLGYMSTRERRGPLTISMLFCLGEWAMHLGPSVLLRVFQGKPLLMTLFTVLDNIVQDTIDKDVSQTNKSHEDEDDDFDPDITLDNLADDICAKSPRRGNTQSVQLAAKMVMMHLINHLGHFPMGIGAARLSSLVVELDDVPGIDGDELSSAIFHAPNIQLLMLSNSVIMSLVELAALDAPGGGVTAGLTTAPSLVRVLLRDLAGKASWDSSILYSQPCVEDDVPIAFTKHVEWKAKVHGDDLSSVITSQTCTPRHTIRHREPHILPTFANAASDMDNLDDLLQYIGHTSPEVLTNPEIALNAPANPPQGQYLESETIATILNQRNAEQEHINNWSQHISMCASAISPPSCRPPPAPFHHCRLLFSHLGLSGWEQRRKLHLLSKNEKLLRELRNLDSQRSRETHKIAVIYVSQGQEDKNSILSNVTASKEYESFIARLAWEVELESHTGFLGGLVPGKASGVTAPYFATSFTEILFHVATRMPSDSPESLLQKTRHLGNDEIHIVWSEHWRDYRRDIIPTEFCDVLIVIYPLHNKLYRIQISRKPEIPFFGPLFDECIVEDKVLPGLVRTTALAASRAKRSTLTLYQHYYEERARSIDTVMRNHKEATTFEEFTANVYSPVQPPSPFSGTSSVSGSTTSVQSTASSNLAAALIDSHQGRSGLRSSSAASSDNRANRVSDGSRVWFSNDTPESTALHGISPRPVKKMSFKTGPKQRANTQPTPPDSPRYK encoded by the exons ATGTTCAGCAAAAAACTTCATGTAGACGTCAAAAAGTCAACACTGAAGATTCAGGATGTTAAAAAGGATAGCGCGACTCGGTTCAAGCATCTTAAAATTGTACTAG aaaatgtgGATACTGATGAAGCAAAGGGGTTTTTTGAAGGCAACTTCAGTCAtgtctattttattctatatgaTTGTTTTGTATCAGCTGAAACAAATCTGCGACAACgag AACTTTCCTTCCACATTG TGCATAAAGCACATAGAGAGGAATTGGAACAGGTGTTGCAACTCTTGGAAAAAGTCTTAACACTTCTCCCTGAGCTTCTTAATAGAAGATGGCAATGTCATAGTCTAGCAAGGATTTTACAAAAGCTTTTACATCCTGGTAATAGTTGGAAACTCAGAAGAGAAGCTATAAG aTACTTTATTTTGTGGTACCAAGCACTTGGTGAAAATGCTCCTGATCACATTCACCAAATGTTTGCAAGCTTGATACCAGGGTTTCCACCGCAACAGCCATCTCCTTATAAGTCTGAACGTAAGATAGatggaaagaaagataaaCTTGTAAAAGTTATTGGTTGTGATGATAAAGATAAGAAGGAATTTTATGATACACAATTGTCACAAAGTACTTTTCATGATAATGGTTCAAACCAGTGTCCTGTCACTCCTGTTGACAGTGGACCTATTTTACCCCCACAAAGTGGGGAAAAGCCTCTTGATAATGAGACTGTTCGATTTTTAGAAGCATTACTTGAATTTATGGTTACTCAG GTTGTAAAGATAGAATGGAGAGATAAATCTTCAAGACAGCACAagacttttcaatttttattagaacgtTTTAAAACTACGTATCTTCGTCATATTTGTCCTGagtttgatgaaaatttttcgttGTACAAGCCGAATTTGGAGTTGCCTACGATGCGAAAACCAACGAATCAGAGTCAAGATAATTATGTATTGTGTAAAGTTGCTTTGATTAAGTGGATCGCTAGTTTTACCCATATCGCTAGAAAAGATGCTCGTGTCGCACATCTTTCGCATAG cACAACtccaaatgaagaaaataCGGAACCAGAGCTTCGTCGAGTTTCCGTTACACAAAATAGTGCTGACTCAACTTTATTATCTCCCGAATCAACTGTGTCTCAACAAGAGAATCAAAATCAGGAAGATAGTAGTGTTTCAGCAGTTACTCTTGTTAGGGATGTTCTATATGGAAACAGGGATAACGTGAATTTCGTACACGAGCTATACAGACAAGCATTTTTGTTAGACTTTAATCATGCTGGTGCTATAAGAAAAGCTATAGCTGTTTATAAAGATTGGATCCAAATGAAT gAATTACCACCATTCATGTTAGAACCATTGGATAGTCATAAGGAAAGggatttcgaagaaaatccGAGAAAAGATCTAAGTGATATCGATAAAAGTCCTTCGGAAAGTTATCGTCAAACAAGATTGAGAAATGATTCTTACCTCGGTGCTATACacagagaaaatttatttataagagCGGGGCTACAAAATGTTTTGCAAGTGTTCATTACACAAGCTTCCAACGTCTTCTTCTTAGAGAATTCTGGACCGAATGCATCTCTATCATTACTGGAAGAACAGACCGATAGTTGCAAAAGAGTTTtgaacgtatatcgatatgttgTAATGAATTCTCGATTAGAACCGGGTACTTGGGAACAGTTGCTTAG AGTATTACTACAAATAACATCActtgttttaaatgaaaaatcttctCGGCGCAAGATTCAAGAAAGCATTGGCGGTAAACTTGCCCCTGCCATATTTCAGACTTTAATAGTTACATGGATTAAAGctaatttaaatgttgttatttCTACACAATTATGGGATCAGTTCCTGGAAGTGTTGACATCTTTAACACAGTGGGAAGAGTTAATTCGAGAATGGGCG aAAACATTGGATACTTTAACAAGGGTGCTTGCCAGGCATGTGTATAATTTGGATTTAAATGATTTGCCATTAGATAGATTGAGTGAACAAAAAACTAAAAAGCGTCGTGGTGTTGGAAGCCGGGCTGCTTCAACCGGAAGTGTTCAACCACCACGCAAAGGAAGTGTCGATCAAGATAATAATACCGTAtctaaagaaaatgtttcag ACCACCCGATGCGAGACTTAAGGAAGGTACGACCACTTCCTCGTAGTGCAAGCGATAACACGATATACAATGGAAAAGCACGTACAAAACTTCATAGAAATCGCACACATACTGTACACAGTGGTATTCCTG TACTCCCCCTATCGATAGAGCAAGATATGGCACGACTACTGTCAAACGGTACTACTTCGTCGTCGACAACTGGTCGGAAAATGTTACCGAACAGGCGTGCTAAATCTTTGGATAGCATTGTAATAGTCGATAGCGAACCACCATCACCACGTTGTCCTTCTCCAACACCGAGCAGCGGAGTCGACAGTAACAAAGACAGTCCGATACAGATAGAAAACATTGACGGCAGTAGTATCG ATACGAATGATGCATCAGAAAGGAGATCTGTTATGGCAGGTGGTGGAGTTCGCGGATGGTTACCCGATGTTGCGGTCGTATTATGGCGTCGTATGCTATCAGCATTAGGggatgtaaataatattcaagaCCCTACCCTTCATGGACAAGTTATGGATTACCTTGTTCAGCTTACACAAACACTTCTGAAA ATTCGCTTGAATCAAGGTGTGTCTGGTGACAACCAGGCAACTCCTCCAGCTCCAGAACTTATACCTCCACTTACAGTCATTGCTCCATGGTGTTTCAAG gCAATACAACTTCCTAGTCAATATGAAGTTGGCAAATTGGCAGCATACCGTTTGATCTGTCTTCTAACAGTTCAACCACAAGATATTAATTTGCCAAAACAGCACTTAACTCTTTTTTATCGTGCGGTTCATAGCGGTATCGTTAGTAATGATAACAAAGTGTTACATGTATTGGTCAAGTATACCGGTCCTAGGTTGTTCAGTTTGAATCTTCCTGGATCTAGTCTTTTAATCTTGGATTATATTCATGCTGCTAATGTAATATTGAGCAATCAGGATATTCAG gCACCAAGAACTGAGGCTGTTTCGATTATCGGATCGTTACTATCTTTACCAGCTACTACAGTTAAATTACCTGTATTGCAACCTACTGCAAACGATATCGTAACCATGACATGTCCAGATGCAAAG gaacatataattatgataCTTTTAAGAAGTTGTAGACGCGAACCAACCGGCATTGCAAGATGCGTAGCTGTTTCCAGCATTGCTATGTTTGTATACAGAGAATTGTGCTACAAAAATCAACATCCACGAATCCCAGAAGCTGTTACGGTTCTTCTTTTAGCACTTAAA GCCACTCATGCTACTGTTGCTCAAGTGGCATGTGATTCTCTTTTGTTGTTATGTGATAAAGCAGATATTCTGCTAGAGCTGTATCCAAATGTGCcatgtaaaataattcaa ATTTTATCGGAAACACTTGGATATATGAGCACTCGAGAAAGACGCGGTCCTTTGACGATATCAATGTTATTCTGTTTGGGCGAATGGGCTATGCACCTTGGTCCTTCCGTTCTGTTACGCGTTTTTCAAGGAAAACCTCTGTTAATGACTTTATTTACG GTTTTGGATAACATAGTACAAGATACAATCGATAAAGATGTAtcacaaacaaataaaagtcATGAGGATGAAGATGATGATTTTGATCCTGATATTACTTTAGATAACTTAGCTGACGATATTTGCGCAAAATCACCCCGTCGAGGCAATACTCAGTCCGTTCAGTTAGCAGCAAAGATG GTAATGAtgcatttaataaatcatttggGACATTTTCCAATGGGTATTGGAGCTGCACGTTTATCTTCGTTAGTTGTCGAACTAGATGATGTACCAGGAATCGATGGGGATGAGCTATCTTCTGCAATTTTTCATGCGCCAAATATACAACTGTTGATGTTGTCAAATTCCGTAATAATGTCTCTTGTTGAACTGGCAGCATTAGATGCACCCGGCGGAGGTGTTACAGCTGGATTAACAACAGCACCATCATTAGTCAGGGTATTATTGCGAGATTTAGCAGGGAAAGCATCCTGGGATAGCTCTATTTTATACAGTCAACCGTGTGTTGAAGACGATGTGCCGATTGCATTTACAAAAcatg TTGAATGGAAAGCAAAAGTACATGGAGACGATTTGAGCAGTGTTATAACATCTCAAACATGTACACCTCGACATACGATAAGACATCGTGAGCCACATATATTGCCTACATTTGCAAATGCCGCGAGTGATATGGACAATTTAGATGAT ctcTTACAATACATAGGACATACAAGTCCGGAAGTATTAACTAATCCAGAAATTGCACTTAATGCGCCTGCTAATCCACCACAAGGTCAATATCTTGAGAGTGAAACCATTGCCACAATTCTCAACCAGAGAAACGCTGAGCAAGAGCATATCAATAATTGGAGTCAGCACATTAG CATGTGTGCGTCAGCAATAAGCCCACCATCGTGTCGTCCACCTCCAGCACCGTTTCATCACTGCCGTCTTTTGTTTTCGCACTTGGGTTTATCCGGTTGGGAACAACGTagaaaattgcatttattatcCAAAAACGAAAAACTTTTACGCGAATTACGAAATCTCGATAGTCAACGATCTAGAGAAACGCATAAAATAGCCGTAATTTATGTCAGCCAGGGACAAGAAGACAAAAACTCCATATTAAGTAATGTCACTGCTAGCAAAGAATATGAAAGCTTTATTGCTAGATTGGCTTGGGAGGTCGAACTTGAATCACATACAGGCTTTCTTGGAGGCCTTGTACCTGGAAAAGCATCTGGTGTTACAGCACCTTATTTTGCAACATCTTTCACTGAAATCCTTTTTCATGTAGCAACAAGAATGCCTTCTGATAGTCCCGAAAGTTTGTTGCAAAAA acACGGCATCTCGGTAACGATGAGATTCACATAGTTTGGTCAGAACATTGGAGAGATTATCGTCGGGATATTATACCAACTGAATTTTGTGATgttttaatagtaatttatccgttacataataaattatatagaatcCAAATTTCTCGAAAACCAGAAATTCCGTTTTTTGGACCCCTGTTTGATGAGTGTATCGTTGAAGATAAAGTTTTACCTGGGTTAGTGAGAACAACAGCATTGGCGGCAAGTAGGGCGAAACGATCAACCCTTACATTATATCAACATTA TTATGAAGAGAGAGCGAGGTCTATCGATACTGTTATGAGGAATCACAAGGAAGCTACTACATTTGAAGAATTTACAGCCAATGTATATTCACCCGTACAGCCGCCAAGTCCGTTTAGTGGGACTTCTTCAGTATCTG GATCTACAACAAGCGTGCAATCCACAGCATCGTCAAACCTCGCAGCAGCGCTTATAGATTCACATCAGGGCCGATCGGGACTGCGAAGTTCTTCGGCAGCGAGCAGTGATAACCGCGCGAATAGAG ttTCTGATGGAAGCAGGGTATGGTTTAGTAATGATACTCCAGAAAGCACAGCACTTCATGGAATATCTCCCAGACCCGTAAAAAAGATGTCGTTCAAAACTGGACCGAAACAGAGAGCAAACACTCAACCCACGCCTCCAGATAGTCcaagatataaataa
- the LOC122567830 gene encoding probable Rho GTPase-activating protein CG5521 isoform X7, with translation MFSKKLHVDVKKSTLKIQDVKKDSATRFKHLKIVLENVDTDEAKGFFEGNFSHVYFILYDCFVSAETNLRQRELSFHIVHKAHREELEQVLQLLEKVLTLLPELLNRRWQCHSLARILQKLLHPGNSWKLRREAIRYFILWYQALGENAPDHIHQMFASLIPGFPPQQPSPYKSERKIDGKKDKLVKVIGCDDKDKKEFYDTQLSQSTFHDNGSNQCPVTPVDSGPILPPQSGEKPLDNETVRFLEALLEFMVTQVVKIEWRDKSSRQHKTFQFLLERFKTTYLRHICPEFDENFSLYKPNLELPTMRKPTNQSQDNYVLCKVALIKWIASFTHIARKDARVAHLSHSTTPNEENTEPELRRVSVTQNSADSTLLSPESTVSQQENQNQEDSSVSAVTLVRDVLYGNRDNVNFVHELYRQAFLLDFNHAGAIRKAIAVYKDWIQMNELPPFMLEPLDSHKERDFEENPRKDLSDIDKSPSESYRQTRLRNDSYLGAIHRENLFIRAGLQNVLQVFITQASNVFFLENSGPNASLSLLEEQTDSCKRVLNVYRYVVMNSRLEPGTWEQLLRVLLQITSLVLNEKSSRRKIQESIGGKLAPAIFQTLIVTWIKANLNVVISTQLWDQFLEVLTSLTQWEELIREWAKTLDTLTRVLARHVYNLDLNDLPLDRLSEQKTKKRRGVGSRAASTGSVQPPRKGSVDQDNNTVSKENVSDHPMRDLRKVRPLPRSASDNTIYNGKARTKLHRNRTHTVHSGIPDTNDASERRSVMAGGGVRGWLPDVAVVLWRRMLSALGDVNNIQDPTLHGQVMDYLVQLTQTLLKIRLNQGVSGDNQATPPAPELIPPLTVIAPWCFKAIQLPSQYEVGKLAAYRLICLLTVQPQDINLPKQHLTLFYRAVHSGIVSNDNKVLHVLVKYTGPRLFSLNLPGSSLLILDYIHAANVILSNQDIQAPRTEAVSIIGSLLSLPATTVKLPVLQPTANDIVTMTCPDAKEHIIMILLRSCRREPTGIARCVAVSSIAMFVYRELCYKNQHPRIPEAVTVLLLALKQMQGAERRRAGICYPLMDQATHATVAQVACDSLLLLCDKADILLELYPNVPCKIIQILSETLGYMSTRERRGPLTISMLFCLGEWAMHLGPSVLLRVFQGKPLLMTLFTVLDNIVQDTIDKDVSQTNKSHEDEDDDFDPDITLDNLADDICAKSPRRGNTQSVQLAAKMVMMHLINHLGHFPMGIGAARLSSLVVELDDVPGIDGDELSSAIFHAPNIQLLMLSNSVIMSLVELAALDAPGGGVTAGLTTAPSLVRVLLRDLAGKASWDSSILYSQPCVEDDVPIAFTKHVEWKAKVHGDDLSSVITSQTCTPRHTIRHREPHILPTFANAASDMDNLDDLLQYIGHTSPEVLTNPEIALNAPANPPQGQYLESETIATILNQRNAEQEHINNWSQHISMCASAISPPSCRPPPAPFHHCRLLFSHLGLSGWEQRRKLHLLSKNEKLLRELRNLDSQRSRETHKIAVIYVSQGQEDKNSILSNVTASKEYESFIARLAWEVELESHTGFLGGLVPGKASGVTAPYFATSFTEILFHVATRMPSDSPESLLQKTRHLGNDEIHIVWSEHWRDYRRDIIPTEFCDVLIVIYPLHNKLYRIQISRKPEIPFFGPLFDECIVEDKVLPGLVRTTALAASRAKRSTLTLYQHYYEERARSIDTVMRNHKEATTFEEFTANVYSPVQPPSPFSGTSSVSGSTTSVQSTASSNLAAALIDSHQGRSGLRSSSAASSDNRANRVSDGSRVWFSNDTPESTALHGISPRPVKKMSFKTGPKQRANTQPTPPDSPRYK, from the exons ATGTTCAGCAAAAAACTTCATGTAGACGTCAAAAAGTCAACACTGAAGATTCAGGATGTTAAAAAGGATAGCGCGACTCGGTTCAAGCATCTTAAAATTGTACTAG aaaatgtgGATACTGATGAAGCAAAGGGGTTTTTTGAAGGCAACTTCAGTCAtgtctattttattctatatgaTTGTTTTGTATCAGCTGAAACAAATCTGCGACAACgag AACTTTCCTTCCACATTG TGCATAAAGCACATAGAGAGGAATTGGAACAGGTGTTGCAACTCTTGGAAAAAGTCTTAACACTTCTCCCTGAGCTTCTTAATAGAAGATGGCAATGTCATAGTCTAGCAAGGATTTTACAAAAGCTTTTACATCCTGGTAATAGTTGGAAACTCAGAAGAGAAGCTATAAG aTACTTTATTTTGTGGTACCAAGCACTTGGTGAAAATGCTCCTGATCACATTCACCAAATGTTTGCAAGCTTGATACCAGGGTTTCCACCGCAACAGCCATCTCCTTATAAGTCTGAACGTAAGATAGatggaaagaaagataaaCTTGTAAAAGTTATTGGTTGTGATGATAAAGATAAGAAGGAATTTTATGATACACAATTGTCACAAAGTACTTTTCATGATAATGGTTCAAACCAGTGTCCTGTCACTCCTGTTGACAGTGGACCTATTTTACCCCCACAAAGTGGGGAAAAGCCTCTTGATAATGAGACTGTTCGATTTTTAGAAGCATTACTTGAATTTATGGTTACTCAG GTTGTAAAGATAGAATGGAGAGATAAATCTTCAAGACAGCACAagacttttcaatttttattagaacgtTTTAAAACTACGTATCTTCGTCATATTTGTCCTGagtttgatgaaaatttttcgttGTACAAGCCGAATTTGGAGTTGCCTACGATGCGAAAACCAACGAATCAGAGTCAAGATAATTATGTATTGTGTAAAGTTGCTTTGATTAAGTGGATCGCTAGTTTTACCCATATCGCTAGAAAAGATGCTCGTGTCGCACATCTTTCGCATAG cACAACtccaaatgaagaaaataCGGAACCAGAGCTTCGTCGAGTTTCCGTTACACAAAATAGTGCTGACTCAACTTTATTATCTCCCGAATCAACTGTGTCTCAACAAGAGAATCAAAATCAGGAAGATAGTAGTGTTTCAGCAGTTACTCTTGTTAGGGATGTTCTATATGGAAACAGGGATAACGTGAATTTCGTACACGAGCTATACAGACAAGCATTTTTGTTAGACTTTAATCATGCTGGTGCTATAAGAAAAGCTATAGCTGTTTATAAAGATTGGATCCAAATGAAT gAATTACCACCATTCATGTTAGAACCATTGGATAGTCATAAGGAAAGggatttcgaagaaaatccGAGAAAAGATCTAAGTGATATCGATAAAAGTCCTTCGGAAAGTTATCGTCAAACAAGATTGAGAAATGATTCTTACCTCGGTGCTATACacagagaaaatttatttataagagCGGGGCTACAAAATGTTTTGCAAGTGTTCATTACACAAGCTTCCAACGTCTTCTTCTTAGAGAATTCTGGACCGAATGCATCTCTATCATTACTGGAAGAACAGACCGATAGTTGCAAAAGAGTTTtgaacgtatatcgatatgttgTAATGAATTCTCGATTAGAACCGGGTACTTGGGAACAGTTGCTTAG AGTATTACTACAAATAACATCActtgttttaaatgaaaaatcttctCGGCGCAAGATTCAAGAAAGCATTGGCGGTAAACTTGCCCCTGCCATATTTCAGACTTTAATAGTTACATGGATTAAAGctaatttaaatgttgttatttCTACACAATTATGGGATCAGTTCCTGGAAGTGTTGACATCTTTAACACAGTGGGAAGAGTTAATTCGAGAATGGGCG aAAACATTGGATACTTTAACAAGGGTGCTTGCCAGGCATGTGTATAATTTGGATTTAAATGATTTGCCATTAGATAGATTGAGTGAACAAAAAACTAAAAAGCGTCGTGGTGTTGGAAGCCGGGCTGCTTCAACCGGAAGTGTTCAACCACCACGCAAAGGAAGTGTCGATCAAGATAATAATACCGTAtctaaagaaaatgtttcag ACCACCCGATGCGAGACTTAAGGAAGGTACGACCACTTCCTCGTAGTGCAAGCGATAACACGATATACAATGGAAAAGCACGTACAAAACTTCATAGAAATCGCACACATACTGTACACAGTGGTATTCCTG ATACGAATGATGCATCAGAAAGGAGATCTGTTATGGCAGGTGGTGGAGTTCGCGGATGGTTACCCGATGTTGCGGTCGTATTATGGCGTCGTATGCTATCAGCATTAGGggatgtaaataatattcaagaCCCTACCCTTCATGGACAAGTTATGGATTACCTTGTTCAGCTTACACAAACACTTCTGAAA ATTCGCTTGAATCAAGGTGTGTCTGGTGACAACCAGGCAACTCCTCCAGCTCCAGAACTTATACCTCCACTTACAGTCATTGCTCCATGGTGTTTCAAG gCAATACAACTTCCTAGTCAATATGAAGTTGGCAAATTGGCAGCATACCGTTTGATCTGTCTTCTAACAGTTCAACCACAAGATATTAATTTGCCAAAACAGCACTTAACTCTTTTTTATCGTGCGGTTCATAGCGGTATCGTTAGTAATGATAACAAAGTGTTACATGTATTGGTCAAGTATACCGGTCCTAGGTTGTTCAGTTTGAATCTTCCTGGATCTAGTCTTTTAATCTTGGATTATATTCATGCTGCTAATGTAATATTGAGCAATCAGGATATTCAG gCACCAAGAACTGAGGCTGTTTCGATTATCGGATCGTTACTATCTTTACCAGCTACTACAGTTAAATTACCTGTATTGCAACCTACTGCAAACGATATCGTAACCATGACATGTCCAGATGCAAAG gaacatataattatgataCTTTTAAGAAGTTGTAGACGCGAACCAACCGGCATTGCAAGATGCGTAGCTGTTTCCAGCATTGCTATGTTTGTATACAGAGAATTGTGCTACAAAAATCAACATCCACGAATCCCAGAAGCTGTTACGGTTCTTCTTTTAGCACTTAAA CAGATGCAGGGAGCAGAACGTCGCAGAGCTGGTATCTGTTATCCACTAATGGATCAG GCCACTCATGCTACTGTTGCTCAAGTGGCATGTGATTCTCTTTTGTTGTTATGTGATAAAGCAGATATTCTGCTAGAGCTGTATCCAAATGTGCcatgtaaaataattcaa ATTTTATCGGAAACACTTGGATATATGAGCACTCGAGAAAGACGCGGTCCTTTGACGATATCAATGTTATTCTGTTTGGGCGAATGGGCTATGCACCTTGGTCCTTCCGTTCTGTTACGCGTTTTTCAAGGAAAACCTCTGTTAATGACTTTATTTACG GTTTTGGATAACATAGTACAAGATACAATCGATAAAGATGTAtcacaaacaaataaaagtcATGAGGATGAAGATGATGATTTTGATCCTGATATTACTTTAGATAACTTAGCTGACGATATTTGCGCAAAATCACCCCGTCGAGGCAATACTCAGTCCGTTCAGTTAGCAGCAAAGATG GTAATGAtgcatttaataaatcatttggGACATTTTCCAATGGGTATTGGAGCTGCACGTTTATCTTCGTTAGTTGTCGAACTAGATGATGTACCAGGAATCGATGGGGATGAGCTATCTTCTGCAATTTTTCATGCGCCAAATATACAACTGTTGATGTTGTCAAATTCCGTAATAATGTCTCTTGTTGAACTGGCAGCATTAGATGCACCCGGCGGAGGTGTTACAGCTGGATTAACAACAGCACCATCATTAGTCAGGGTATTATTGCGAGATTTAGCAGGGAAAGCATCCTGGGATAGCTCTATTTTATACAGTCAACCGTGTGTTGAAGACGATGTGCCGATTGCATTTACAAAAcatg TTGAATGGAAAGCAAAAGTACATGGAGACGATTTGAGCAGTGTTATAACATCTCAAACATGTACACCTCGACATACGATAAGACATCGTGAGCCACATATATTGCCTACATTTGCAAATGCCGCGAGTGATATGGACAATTTAGATGAT ctcTTACAATACATAGGACATACAAGTCCGGAAGTATTAACTAATCCAGAAATTGCACTTAATGCGCCTGCTAATCCACCACAAGGTCAATATCTTGAGAGTGAAACCATTGCCACAATTCTCAACCAGAGAAACGCTGAGCAAGAGCATATCAATAATTGGAGTCAGCACATTAG CATGTGTGCGTCAGCAATAAGCCCACCATCGTGTCGTCCACCTCCAGCACCGTTTCATCACTGCCGTCTTTTGTTTTCGCACTTGGGTTTATCCGGTTGGGAACAACGTagaaaattgcatttattatcCAAAAACGAAAAACTTTTACGCGAATTACGAAATCTCGATAGTCAACGATCTAGAGAAACGCATAAAATAGCCGTAATTTATGTCAGCCAGGGACAAGAAGACAAAAACTCCATATTAAGTAATGTCACTGCTAGCAAAGAATATGAAAGCTTTATTGCTAGATTGGCTTGGGAGGTCGAACTTGAATCACATACAGGCTTTCTTGGAGGCCTTGTACCTGGAAAAGCATCTGGTGTTACAGCACCTTATTTTGCAACATCTTTCACTGAAATCCTTTTTCATGTAGCAACAAGAATGCCTTCTGATAGTCCCGAAAGTTTGTTGCAAAAA acACGGCATCTCGGTAACGATGAGATTCACATAGTTTGGTCAGAACATTGGAGAGATTATCGTCGGGATATTATACCAACTGAATTTTGTGATgttttaatagtaatttatccgttacataataaattatatagaatcCAAATTTCTCGAAAACCAGAAATTCCGTTTTTTGGACCCCTGTTTGATGAGTGTATCGTTGAAGATAAAGTTTTACCTGGGTTAGTGAGAACAACAGCATTGGCGGCAAGTAGGGCGAAACGATCAACCCTTACATTATATCAACATTA TTATGAAGAGAGAGCGAGGTCTATCGATACTGTTATGAGGAATCACAAGGAAGCTACTACATTTGAAGAATTTACAGCCAATGTATATTCACCCGTACAGCCGCCAAGTCCGTTTAGTGGGACTTCTTCAGTATCTG GATCTACAACAAGCGTGCAATCCACAGCATCGTCAAACCTCGCAGCAGCGCTTATAGATTCACATCAGGGCCGATCGGGACTGCGAAGTTCTTCGGCAGCGAGCAGTGATAACCGCGCGAATAGAG ttTCTGATGGAAGCAGGGTATGGTTTAGTAATGATACTCCAGAAAGCACAGCACTTCATGGAATATCTCCCAGACCCGTAAAAAAGATGTCGTTCAAAACTGGACCGAAACAGAGAGCAAACACTCAACCCACGCCTCCAGATAGTCcaagatataaataa